One genomic region from Pempheris klunzingeri isolate RE-2024b chromosome 4, fPemKlu1.hap1, whole genome shotgun sequence encodes:
- the lrfn1 gene encoding leucine-rich repeat and fibronectin type III domain-containing protein 1, giving the protein MERLVVCVLLCAALVKGYSCPGRCICQHLSPTLTLLCAKTGLLFVPPTIDRKTVELRLTDNFITVIRRKDFFNMTSLVHLTLSRNTISQITPHAFVGLRSLRALHMDGNRLSVIKNDHFKGLINLRHLILGNNQIHQVAPTSFDEFVSTIEDLDLSNNNLRSLPWEAIARMTNINTLTLDHNLIDHIGVGTFTLLTKLVRLDMTSNRLQKLPPDSLFQHAQVLSDAKGSSSSTLAVSFGGNPLHCNCELLWLRRLTREDDLETCASPEHLMDKYFWSIQEEEFICEPPLITKHISTKPYVMEGQGVTLKCKAVGDPDPDIHWRSPDGKLVHNNSRTILYDNGTLDILITTLKDSGAFNCVASNAAGIATAAVEINMIPLPLFVNNTGHMREDPGLSDITTSSKSGNDTKGYDKQDRRVMVTELTSSSAVIRWPSERHIPGIRMYQIQYNSTADDTLVYRMIPSTSKNFLINDLAAGREYDLCVLAVYDDGITSLTATRVVGCVQFHTASEVSQCRFMHSQFLGGTMIIIIGGIIVASVLVFIIILMIRYKAYSSPEDNKTKVSSSMHSQTNGSQQRLQRSASKQPSDEGQHEAQVPKECMALVLRVDNEKREDAAATTAILEVELPPLTADKMKRRTSLDAQRSGPPSEDTQTDSSLTGSTMSLCLIGPNAGTKEAPRLKDKKSALANMGLLPNELARTRHRFSFDGGDYSIFQSHSYPRRARTRWHKSTNQLNMESSPLANRRVTFSSTEWMLESTV; this is encoded by the exons ATGGAGCGGCTGGTTGTGTGcgtgctgctgtgtgcagctCTGGTGAAGGGATACAGCTGCCCCGGCCGCTGCATCTGCCAGCACCTGTCCCCTACTCTGACTCTGCTCTGTGCTAAGACTGGGTTGTTGTTCGTCCCCCCCACAATTGACCGCAAGACCGTTGAGCTGCGACTCACCGACAACTTCATCACCGTCATCCGCAGGAAAGACTTCTTCAACATGACTAGTTTGGTCCACCTCACCTTATCCCGTAACACAATCAGCCAGATTACCCCCCACGCCTTTGTTGGCCTGCGATCCCTGCGGGCGCTGCACATGGATGGAAACCGCCTCAGTGTGATAAAGAACGATCACTTTAAAGGCCTGATCAACCTGCGGCACCTCATCCTTGGAAACAACCAGATCCACCAGGTGGCCCCTACCTCCTTTGATGAGTTTGTTTCCACCATAGAGGACTTGGATCTTTCCAATAACAACCTGCGCAGCCTTCCCTGGGAAGCCATAGCCAGAATGaccaacataaacacactcacactggaCCACAATCTGATTGATCACATTGGAGTGGGGACCTTTACGCTGCTCACCAAACTGGTCCGTCTGGACATGACCTCTAACAGGCTGCAGAAGCTGCCACCAGACAGCCTCTTCCAGCATGCACAGGTGCTTTCTGACGCCAAGGGCTCTAGCTCCTCCACTCTGGCTGTGAGCTTTGGTGGAAACCCTCTTCACTGTAACTGTGAGCTGCTGTGGCTTCGCAGGCTAACAAGAGAGGATGATCTGGAAACCTGTGCATCACCAGAGCACCTCATGGACAAGTATTTCTGGTCCATCCAAGAGGAGGAGTTTATCTGCGAGCCTCCGCTGATCACCAAGCACATTTCCACTAAGCCCTATGTGATGGAGGGGCAGGGTGTGACTCTTAAATGCAAAGCCGTGGGTGATCCAGATCCAGATATTCACTGGCGGTCACCAGACGGCAAGCTGGTGCATAATAACTCCCGCACCATCCTTTATGATAATGGCACCCTTGATATTCTCATCACCACACTGAAGGACAGCGGGGCTTTTAATTGTGTGGCGTCAAATGCCGCAGGCATCgccacagctgctgttgagATCAACATGATCCCCTTACCCTTGTTTGTTAACAACACAGGGCACATGCGTGAGGACCCTGGCCTCTCAGACATCACCACCTCCTCCAAGTCTGGCAATGACACCAAGGGCTATGACAAGCAGGACAGGAGGGTGATGGTCACGGAGCTGACCTCCTCGTCGGCTGTGATTCGTTGGCCATCTGAGCGGCATATCCCCGGCATCAGGATGTACCAGATTCAGTACAACAGCACGGCAGATGATACTTTGGTGTACAG aatGATCCCATCTACCAGCAAGAACTTCTTAATCAATGATCTGGCCGCAGGGCGGGAATATGACCTTTGTGTGCTGGCAGTTTACGACGATGGCATCACATCATTAACGGCCACGCGTGTTGTAGGCTGTGTGCAGTTTCACACGGCCAGCGAGGTCAGCCAGTGCCGCTTCATGCACAGCCAGTTCCTAGGAGGCACTATGATCATCATTATTGGTGGTATAATTGTTGCTTCAGTGCTGGTTTTCATTATCATCCTGATGATCCGTTACAAGGCCTACAGCAGCCCAGAGGACAACAAGACCAAGGTCAGCTCCAGCATGCACTCCCAGACCAATGGCAGCCAGCAGCGGCTCCAGCGCTCTGCCTCCAAGCAGCCCTCTGATGAGGGTCAGCATGAAGCCCAGGTGCCCAAAGAGTGCATGGCGCTGGTGCTGAGGGTGGACAATGAGAAGAGGGAGGATGCAGCGGCCACCACAGCGATCCTGGAAGTGGAGCTGCCTCCACTGACTGCAGATAAGATGAAGAGAAGAACCAGCCTGGATGCACAGCGCTCTGGCCCGCCCTCTGAAGACACTCAGACGGACAGTAGCCTGACGGGCTCCactatgtctctctgtctcatagGCCCCAATGCTGGCACCAAGGAGGCCCCCAGGCTCAAGGACAAGAAGAGTGCTCTGGCCAACATGGGATTGCTCCCTAATGAGCTGGCACGAACTAGGCACAGATTCTCTTTTGACGGGGGGGATTACTCCATTTTTCAGAGTCATAGTTACCCACGCAGAGCGAGGACGAGGTGGCACAAATCCACCAACCAGCTCAACATGGAGTCATCGCCGCTCGCCAACAGGAGAGTTACgttcagcagcacagagtggATGCTTGAGAGCACAGTCTGA
- the nkapd1 gene encoding uncharacterized protein NKAPD1, with protein MSKQPMGKTLLRNVIRHTDAHNKIQEEMEMWKMRGWEVQMSDHKHLPNTESVRGQMHCDRVPDRSRERDSEHEDRETRYWSRKLYEFEANDPDRWGHSGFKELYPEEFESDSEKNSSTKKIGRHKRKKTKCDTEASLSKRSKKSSRKKKKKKKKKEEEERHKRVDYSSSSDDSSATKDKQWRKRTKSRHKNKKTAKTRGRDEDSSGDSDDEERERRNHSRKKRKQDSCKDSGPNSKKKRRKNWKAAGEASSNDSSGD; from the exons ATGTCAAAGCAGCCGATGGGGAAGACGTTGTTGAGGAATGTCATCcgacacacagatgcacacaacAAG AtccaggaggagatggagatgtgGAAAATGCGAGGCTGGGAGGTGCAAATGTCCGACCACAAACATTTGCCAAATACAGAAAGTGTGAG GGGGCAAATGCACTGTGATCGGGTGCCAGATCGCAGCAGAGAACGAGACTCGGAACATGAAGATAGAGAGACTCGATACTGGAGTCGCAAACTGTATGAGTTTGAGGCCAATGATCCTGATAG GTGGGGACACAGTGGGTTCAAGGAGCTTTATCCAGAGGAGTTTGAAAGTGACAG tgaaaaaaacagTTCCACAAAGAAGATTGGACgccacaaaaggaaaaagaccAAGTGTGACACAGAAGCAAGTTTATCAAAACGATCAAAAAAATCCTCtcgaaagaagaaaaagaaaaaaaagaagaaagaagaggaggagaggcataAGAGGGTGGATTACTCGAGCAGCAGTGATGACAGCAGTGCTACCAAAGACAAGCAGTGGAGGAAAAGGACTAAAAGTCgacataaaaacaagaaaactgcaaaaaccagagggagagatgaggacAGCTCAGgggacagtgatgatgaagaaagggagagacGGAATCACAGTCGCAAAAAGCGAAAGCAGGATTCCTGCAAAGACTCAGGGCCAAActcaaaaaagaagagaaggaaaaactgGAAAGCAGCAGGTGAGGCGAGCTCAAATGATAGTTCTGGAGACTGA